One Methylobacterium sp. 77 DNA window includes the following coding sequences:
- the hisD gene encoding histidinol dehydrogenase: protein MVRLDSRDADFATAFTSLLSVKREISEDVDETVRGIIAGVVSGGDAALVTYTRRFDRLGEDFSEATLRVTPEEVKAAIAACPAESLDALRLAATRIEAFHRGQVPDDHMATDDLGVTSGWRWTSLESVGLYVPGGTASYPSSVLMNAIPARVAGVPRVVMVVPMPEGQMNPLVLAAADLAGVTEIYRIGGAQAVAALAYGTESIAPVAKIVGPGNAWVAAAKRRVFGQVGIDMIAGPSEVLILADGHANPDWVAADLLAQAEHDVAAQSILITDSSDLADAVEAAVERALATLPRADIARASWRDYGAIIRVSDFDEAVPLVDRLAPEHLEIETADPEALAAKVRNAGAIFLGSHTPEAIGDYVGGPNHVLPTARSARFSSGLGVLDFMKRTTILRCDPAALRALGPAAIALGRSEGLDGHARSVAIRLNL, encoded by the coding sequence ATGGTGCGCCTCGATAGCCGCGACGCCGATTTCGCCACCGCCTTCACCAGTCTTCTCAGCGTCAAACGCGAGATCTCGGAGGATGTCGACGAGACCGTACGCGGGATCATCGCCGGCGTGGTGTCCGGCGGCGATGCGGCCCTCGTCACCTATACCCGCCGCTTCGACCGGCTCGGTGAGGACTTTTCCGAAGCGACCCTGCGGGTGACGCCGGAGGAGGTGAAAGCCGCCATCGCCGCCTGCCCGGCCGAATCCCTCGATGCCCTGCGGCTCGCGGCAACCCGCATCGAGGCCTTCCATCGCGGCCAGGTGCCTGATGACCACATGGCCACCGACGATCTCGGCGTGACTTCGGGCTGGCGCTGGACGTCGCTCGAATCGGTGGGGCTCTACGTTCCCGGCGGGACGGCGAGCTATCCCTCCTCCGTCCTGATGAACGCGATCCCGGCCCGCGTCGCCGGGGTTCCGCGCGTCGTCATGGTCGTGCCGATGCCGGAAGGCCAGATGAACCCGCTGGTCCTGGCCGCCGCCGATCTCGCCGGCGTCACCGAGATCTACCGGATCGGCGGAGCGCAGGCCGTGGCCGCCCTCGCCTACGGGACCGAGTCGATCGCTCCCGTGGCCAAGATCGTCGGGCCGGGCAATGCCTGGGTCGCGGCGGCCAAGCGCCGGGTGTTCGGGCAGGTCGGCATCGACATGATCGCCGGCCCCTCCGAGGTGCTGATCCTCGCCGATGGCCACGCCAACCCGGACTGGGTCGCCGCCGATCTCCTTGCCCAGGCCGAGCACGACGTCGCCGCCCAATCGATCCTCATCACCGATTCGTCCGATCTCGCCGATGCGGTGGAGGCAGCCGTGGAGCGGGCCCTCGCCACCCTGCCCCGTGCCGACATCGCCCGGGCGAGCTGGCGCGATTACGGTGCGATCATCCGCGTCTCGGATTTCGACGAGGCCGTGCCCCTCGTCGACCGCCTCGCGCCCGAGCATCTCGAGATCGAGACCGCCGATCCGGAGGCGCTCGCCGCCAAGGTGCGCAATGCGGGCGCGATCTTCCTCGGCAGCCACACGCCGGAGGCCATCGGCGATTACGTCGGCGGCCCCAACCACGTGCTGCCCACCGCCCGTTCGGCCCGGTTCTCGTCGGGTCTCGGCGTGCTCGATTTCATGAAGCGGACGACGATCCTGCGCTGCGATCCCGCGGCGCTGAGGGCCTTGGGGCCGGCAGCCATCGCCCTCGGACGGTCGGAGGGCCTCGACGGTCACGCCCGCTCGGTGGCGATCCGCCTGAATCTGTGA
- the hemA gene encoding 5-aminolevulinate synthase, protein MPVNRMPAMTMISDTTTPRDSSAEGSSTSASFGHGRTDYEAYFRKAVDRLHDERRYRVFADIERIAGRFPTANWRRPDGGTREITVWCSNDYLGMGQHPDVVSAMTKTAARCGVGAGGTRNIAGNNSPLVDLERELADLHGKEAGLVFTSGYVSNQAGISTIAKLIPNCLILSDAFNHNSMIEGVRHSGCEKRIFRHNDLAHLEELLIAAGDRPKLIAFESVYSMDGDVSDIGAICDLADRYGAMTYLDEVHAVGLYGERGGGIAERDGVMHRVDVIEGTLAKGFGCVGGYITASTVLCDAVRSHAPGFIFTTALPPAIAAAARASVRYLKRSQVERAAHQRQAALTKIALEEAGLPVLPTETHIVPVMVGDAELCKAAADHLLEQHGIYIQPINYPTVPRGTERLRITPSPFHDAARIAKLTAALTETWDTLDLPRAGTVFVEAAE, encoded by the coding sequence ATGCCCGTGAATCGGATGCCCGCGATGACGATGATCAGCGATACGACGACGCCCCGCGATTCCTCCGCTGAGGGATCCTCGACCAGCGCGTCATTCGGGCACGGACGGACCGATTACGAGGCCTATTTCCGCAAGGCGGTCGATCGGCTGCACGACGAGCGGCGCTACCGGGTCTTCGCCGATATCGAGCGGATCGCCGGTCGCTTCCCCACCGCCAACTGGCGCCGCCCCGATGGCGGCACCCGTGAGATCACGGTGTGGTGTTCCAACGATTACCTCGGCATGGGCCAGCATCCGGACGTGGTCTCGGCCATGACCAAGACCGCCGCCCGTTGCGGCGTCGGCGCCGGCGGCACCCGCAACATCGCCGGCAACAACTCGCCGCTGGTGGACCTCGAGCGTGAACTCGCCGACCTGCACGGCAAGGAGGCGGGTCTCGTCTTCACCTCGGGCTACGTCTCGAACCAGGCCGGCATCTCGACCATCGCCAAGCTGATCCCGAACTGCCTGATCCTGTCGGATGCGTTCAACCACAATTCGATGATCGAGGGCGTGCGCCATTCGGGCTGCGAGAAGCGCATCTTCCGCCACAACGACCTCGCTCATCTCGAGGAATTGCTGATCGCGGCCGGCGACCGACCGAAGCTGATCGCCTTCGAGAGCGTCTATTCGATGGACGGGGACGTCTCCGATATCGGCGCCATCTGCGACCTCGCCGACAGATACGGCGCCATGACCTATCTCGACGAGGTCCATGCGGTCGGCCTCTACGGCGAGCGCGGCGGCGGGATCGCCGAGCGCGACGGGGTGATGCACCGGGTCGACGTGATCGAGGGGACGCTGGCCAAGGGCTTCGGCTGCGTCGGCGGCTACATCACCGCCTCCACCGTGCTGTGCGACGCGGTGCGCAGCCACGCGCCGGGCTTCATCTTCACCACCGCCCTGCCTCCGGCCATCGCCGCCGCCGCCCGCGCCTCGGTGCGCTATCTCAAACGCTCGCAGGTCGAGCGCGCGGCGCATCAGCGCCAGGCCGCCCTGACCAAGATCGCACTGGAGGAGGCGGGGCTGCCGGTGCTGCCCACCGAGACCCATATCGTGCCGGTGATGGTGGGCGATGCCGAGCTGTGCAAGGCGGCGGCCGACCACCTCCTCGAACAGCACGGCATCTACATTCAGCCGATCAACTACCCCACCGTGCCGCGCGGCACCGAGCGCCTGCGGATCACGCCGTCGCCGTTCCACGACGCGGCCCGCATCGCCAAGCTGACGGCCGCGCTGACCGAGACCTGGGACACGCTGGACCTGCCGCGCGCCGGAACGGTGTTCGTCGAGGCGGCGGAGTAG
- a CDS encoding low molecular weight phosphatase family protein has protein sequence MVEEAGPKKTRVQSVLFMCNFNAVRSLAAEAIARHYFGKSTYVQSAGVRSGEPADPFMVAALDEIGINASKHRPRTLLELEEWEGLNFDLIITLAPEAHHAALEVTRTNAVDVEYWATSDPTLMQEASREQRLDAYRDVRDGLITRIKTRLKS, from the coding sequence ATGGTGGAAGAGGCCGGCCCGAAGAAGACGCGCGTGCAGTCCGTGCTATTCATGTGCAACTTCAACGCCGTGCGGTCGCTCGCAGCGGAGGCGATCGCACGGCACTATTTCGGCAAGTCGACCTACGTGCAGTCGGCCGGTGTCCGCTCCGGCGAGCCGGCGGACCCGTTCATGGTGGCCGCCCTCGACGAGATCGGCATCAATGCCTCGAAGCACCGGCCCCGGACCCTCCTCGAACTGGAGGAGTGGGAGGGCCTGAATTTCGACCTCATCATCACCCTGGCACCAGAGGCCCACCACGCGGCCTTGGAAGTCACCCGCACGAACGCCGTCGACGTGGAATACTGGGCGACCTCAGACCCGACGCTGATGCAGGAAGCCTCGCGCGAGCAGCGCCTCGACGCCTATCGCGACGTCCGCGACGGGTTGATCACCCGCATCAAGACCCGGCTGAAGAGCTGA
- a CDS encoding aminotransferase class V-fold PLP-dependent enzyme — translation MTESSIPSRRPNPFAKRTLAAQAMGHVDPATRAVVMPLHVSTTFIRDPDNGYGSGFSYARPDNATTREAEAVIAMLEEAEAGAMLFGSGMAAATAIFSALEPGDHIVAPLVMYWALKRWLQQEAPRRGWGLDFVAMDDLDALRAAIRPGTTKLVWIETPGNPLWTITDIAAAAGIAHEAGARLAIDSTAASPIHTRPLTLGADIVMHSATKILNGHSDVVAGVVAGARADAFWERIGAIRAGGGAILGPFEAYLLMRSLRTLPLRVAAQSASAADLARRFSVHPRVSSVLYPGLPDDPGHAVAARQMEGGFGFMLSIRVAAGETAAIATAARVRLWKRATSLGGVESLIEHRASVEGPGTPCPPDLLRLSVGIEHVDDLFADLDAALD, via the coding sequence ATGACAGAGTCCAGCATCCCATCCCGTCGCCCCAACCCCTTCGCCAAGCGCACCCTGGCCGCACAGGCCATGGGCCATGTCGATCCGGCGACGCGGGCGGTGGTGATGCCGCTGCACGTCTCGACGACGTTCATCCGCGATCCCGACAACGGCTACGGTTCCGGCTTCTCCTATGCCCGGCCGGACAACGCCACGACCCGTGAGGCGGAGGCGGTCATCGCCATGCTGGAGGAGGCGGAAGCCGGCGCGATGCTGTTCGGCTCCGGCATGGCGGCCGCCACGGCTATCTTCTCGGCCCTCGAGCCCGGAGACCATATCGTCGCGCCGCTCGTGATGTACTGGGCTCTCAAGCGTTGGCTCCAGCAGGAAGCGCCGCGCCGGGGCTGGGGCCTCGATTTCGTCGCCATGGACGACCTCGACGCCCTCCGCGCCGCGATCAGGCCGGGAACGACGAAGCTCGTCTGGATCGAGACGCCCGGAAACCCGCTCTGGACCATCACCGACATCGCCGCCGCCGCCGGGATCGCGCATGAGGCCGGCGCGCGCCTCGCCATCGACTCCACCGCCGCCTCGCCGATCCACACCCGGCCCCTGACGCTCGGGGCCGATATCGTCATGCACTCGGCCACCAAGATCCTGAACGGGCATTCCGACGTTGTCGCCGGTGTCGTGGCCGGGGCCCGCGCCGATGCGTTCTGGGAGCGGATCGGCGCGATCCGGGCTGGCGGCGGGGCGATCCTCGGGCCGTTCGAGGCCTACCTGCTGATGCGCTCGCTGCGGACCTTGCCCCTCCGCGTCGCCGCGCAATCGGCCTCCGCGGCAGACCTCGCCCGGCGCTTCTCGGTCCATCCGCGCGTCTCGTCGGTGCTCTATCCCGGCCTGCCCGACGATCCCGGCCACGCGGTGGCGGCGCGCCAGATGGAAGGCGGCTTCGGCTTCATGCTGTCGATCCGGGTCGCGGCCGGCGAGACGGCGGCGATCGCCACGGCGGCGCGGGTGCGGCTGTGGAAGCGCGCCACGTCGCTCGGCGGCGTCGAAAGCCTGATCGAGCACCGCGCCTCGGTGGAGGGGCCGGGCACGCCCTGTCCGCCCGATCTGCTGCGGCTCTCGGTGGGGATCGAGCATGTGGACGACCTGTTCGCCGATCTCGATGCGGCCCTCGACTGA
- a CDS encoding TspO/MBR family protein — MTSALRVPEQPVFSLWPRLALAILPVVATSVLGSLSTTPNIEGWYAGLNKPDFNPPNWLFPVAWTILYAMIALSFWRLLGTFPVKGPMRQAWWLALGAFIVQLALNAAWSPTFFSAHALGWAGIVSAAMLVMILWTIRLSWRFDRLAAWLLVPYAAWVTFATVLTVAIWRLN, encoded by the coding sequence ATGACGTCCGCCCTCCGCGTTCCAGAACAGCCGGTCTTCTCCCTCTGGCCACGTCTCGCCCTCGCCATCCTGCCCGTCGTGGCGACGTCCGTCCTCGGCTCGCTCAGCACCACGCCCAATATCGAGGGCTGGTATGCCGGGTTGAACAAACCGGACTTCAACCCACCGAACTGGCTGTTTCCGGTGGCGTGGACGATTCTCTACGCGATGATCGCGCTGTCGTTCTGGCGATTGCTCGGGACGTTTCCGGTAAAGGGTCCGATGCGGCAGGCCTGGTGGCTGGCGCTCGGTGCCTTCATTGTCCAACTCGCGCTCAACGCGGCATGGTCGCCGACGTTCTTCTCGGCCCATGCCCTCGGCTGGGCCGGCATCGTCAGCGCGGCGATGCTGGTGATGATCCTCTGGACGATCCGCCTGTCCTGGCGCTTCGACCGTCTCGCGGCGTGGCTGCTCGTGCCCTACGCCGCCTGGGTCACCTTCGCGACCGTGCTCACCGTCGCGATCTGGCGGTTGAACTGA
- a CDS encoding DUF2948 family protein: MELLKLAALDAEDLAILSAHLQDAVLRPQDLAYLAPSHRFVLVGRRFDWSAAEGEAPRRRLTGLHFERVMAVRARGLTPGSASDEPLDLLAITFEPSEEPSGTITLFFAGKAAIQLDVECIEARLKDLGPVWEVEGRPDHEAAEAGRAAIEGRAGTNPSRTDDARKDHA, translated from the coding sequence ATGGAGCTTCTCAAGCTCGCTGCCCTCGACGCGGAGGATCTCGCCATCCTCTCGGCCCACCTCCAGGATGCGGTCCTGCGCCCGCAGGATCTCGCCTATCTCGCGCCTTCGCACCGCTTCGTCCTGGTGGGACGTCGTTTCGATTGGTCGGCGGCTGAGGGTGAGGCACCGCGCCGCCGCCTGACCGGCCTGCATTTCGAGCGGGTCATGGCCGTGCGCGCGCGCGGCCTGACGCCGGGTTCCGCATCGGACGAGCCGCTCGATCTCCTCGCCATCACCTTCGAACCGAGCGAGGAACCCTCCGGTACCATCACCCTGTTTTTTGCCGGCAAAGCGGCAATTCAGCTCGATGTGGAATGCATCGAGGCGAGGCTGAAGGACCTCGGCCCGGTCTGGGAGGTGGAAGGTCGGCCCGATCACGAGGCGGCGGAAGCCGGCCGCGCCGCGATCGAGGGCCGTGCGGGCACGAATCCCTCCAGAACAGACGACGCTCGGAAAGATCACGCCTGA
- the murA gene encoding UDP-N-acetylglucosamine 1-carboxyvinyltransferase — translation MDRINIIGGKPLNGVIPISGAKNAALPLMIASLMTGESLELINIPRLADIHALLRILGNHGVDHMVVGKRPGQTTETGQTIRLTASNVIDTTAPYELVSTMRASFWVIAPLLARFGEARVSMPGGCAIGTRPVDLLLMALERLGATVEIDGGYVVAKAKNGLRGGEIHFPKVTVGGTHVALMAAALANGSTLIENAAREPEVVDLADCLIKMGAKIEGAGTPRITIEGVSRLHGARHTVLPDRIETGTYAMAAAMVGGDVTLENTRADLLHSALDVLKTTGAEITSTADTIRIRRNGGGIAAVDVTTDPFPGFPTDLQAQFMALMTLAKGQSHIRETIFENRFMHVQELARLGAKIRLEGDLAIVEGVERLKGAPVMATDLRASVSLVIAGLAAEGETSINRVYHLDRGFEALEAKLGRCGAEISRIRA, via the coding sequence ATGGACCGGATCAACATCATCGGCGGCAAGCCGCTCAACGGCGTCATTCCGATCTCGGGCGCCAAGAACGCGGCCCTGCCGCTGATGATCGCGAGCCTGATGACGGGGGAATCCCTCGAACTCATCAACATCCCGCGCCTCGCCGACATTCACGCCCTGCTGCGCATCCTCGGCAACCACGGCGTCGACCACATGGTGGTGGGCAAGCGTCCGGGCCAGACGACGGAGACCGGCCAGACCATCCGCCTCACCGCCTCGAACGTCATCGACACCACCGCGCCCTACGAGCTCGTCTCGACCATGCGGGCGAGTTTCTGGGTGATCGCTCCGCTGCTGGCGCGCTTCGGCGAGGCCCGCGTCTCGATGCCCGGCGGTTGCGCCATCGGCACGCGCCCCGTCGACCTCCTGCTGATGGCGCTGGAGCGCCTCGGTGCCACCGTCGAGATCGATGGCGGCTACGTGGTGGCGAAGGCCAAGAACGGCCTGCGCGGCGGCGAGATCCACTTCCCCAAGGTCACCGTCGGCGGCACGCATGTGGCTTTGATGGCCGCCGCCCTGGCCAACGGCTCCACCCTGATCGAGAACGCCGCCCGCGAGCCGGAAGTGGTCGATCTCGCCGATTGCCTCATCAAGATGGGCGCGAAGATCGAAGGGGCCGGCACCCCGCGCATCACCATCGAGGGCGTCTCGCGCCTGCACGGCGCCCGCCACACGGTCCTGCCGGACCGGATCGAGACCGGCACCTACGCCATGGCCGCCGCGATGGTGGGAGGTGACGTGACCCTGGAGAACACCCGGGCCGACCTCCTGCACAGCGCCCTCGACGTGCTGAAGACCACCGGCGCCGAGATCACCAGCACGGCCGACACGATCCGCATCCGGCGCAACGGCGGCGGCATCGCGGCCGTCGACGTGACCACCGACCCGTTCCCGGGCTTCCCCACCGACCTGCAGGCGCAGTTCATGGCGCTGATGACGCTGGCCAAGGGCCAGTCGCACATCCGCGAGACCATTTTCGAGAACCGCTTCATGCATGTGCAGGAACTGGCGCGCCTCGGCGCCAAGATCCGGCTCGAAGGCGATCTCGCCATCGTCGAGGGAGTGGAGCGCCTCAAGGGCGCGCCGGTGATGGCCACGGATCTCCGCGCCTCGGTCTCCCTCGTCATCGCCGGCCTCGCCGCCGAGGGCGAGACCAGCATCAACCGGGTCTACCATCTCGACCGCGGCTTCGAGGCGCTGGAAGCCAAGCTCGGCCGCTGCGGGGCCGAGATCAGCCGCATCCGCGCCTGA
- a CDS encoding UPF0262 family protein produces the protein MAGAEQPETGQPAEASSIHRLAAVTLDEDSIGRGNPDQEHERAIAIFDILEENHFSIPGREGPYALNLGLVENKLSFAIRHENGEAVMTHLLSLTPFRRVIRDYEMICESYYNAIKTASPTQIEAIDMGRRGLHNEASELLKQRLEGKVDLDHGTARRLFTLVFALHWKA, from the coding sequence ATGGCAGGCGCAGAACAACCGGAAACGGGACAACCGGCAGAGGCATCGTCCATCCACCGCCTCGCCGCGGTAACCCTGGACGAGGATTCCATCGGCCGGGGCAATCCCGACCAGGAGCACGAGCGCGCCATCGCGATCTTCGACATCCTGGAGGAGAACCACTTCTCGATTCCCGGACGCGAGGGGCCCTACGCCCTCAATCTCGGCCTGGTGGAGAACAAGCTCTCCTTCGCCATCCGCCACGAGAACGGCGAGGCGGTGATGACCCACCTCCTGTCGCTGACGCCGTTCCGCCGGGTGATCCGCGATTACGAGATGATCTGCGAGAGCTATTACAACGCGATCAAGACGGCTTCGCCGACCCAGATCGAGGCGATCGACATGGGGCGGCGCGGCCTGCACAACGAAGCCTCGGAACTCCTCAAGCAGCGGCTCGAGGGCAAGGTCGATCTCGACCACGGCACGGCGCGGCGCCTCTTCACCCTGGTCTTCGCCTTGCACTGGAAGGCGTGA
- the mdoH gene encoding glucans biosynthesis glucosyltransferase MdoH: protein MSTTRLSHDASPAGIPNPVIPESQSGKTPSLETPSLLWRRLLLAVPTLATAGAISWLAVSAYGRPDGALDWSVLVLFCLVMAWQSFVAWQYVYGLVAAGFGDAAKSAIEIRSAAVPATASGLSRTAAVVAIHAEDAVAVFAALRVMARSLQRAGGDGSDLDIFVLSDTRDGAIAAVEEHEFARIEAWAGLNGPGLPRFRYRRRLDNAGRKAGNIAEFCRSYGTEYDFMIVLDADSLMTGATMRRLARLMEEAPKVGLIQTVSYATGRDTLFARIQQFAVRLYAPLSIRCLETWQGADGSYWGHNAILRVAAFADNAELPVLPGKAPLGGEILCHDIVEGALLRRAGWEVRLLPEMGGTWEEMPTNLVDLLGRERRWCQGNMQHLRVTTLPGLRAASRWHLIVGIVSYLASPLWVLFLAAASIRAAVTGDLGLLAYGLTGTGLAAHGLAALVVTVLALPKLLSLGHVLASRTRRAAFGGTASLLRSAVLEQIVWVLLWPVMTVFAAGAVATTFIGRVVRWDSQVRDDRQVPWSEAIRLQLDALVAGVLLAGLLAYAGDLWLTLWMAPVAIALLTSPAFSVLTSRADLGRASQRNGLFLSIDDTDRAAELLDLAATRRGEERGNRIRQEAWASGDAEVSAPR from the coding sequence ATGTCCACCACACGGTTGTCGCACGACGCATCCCCGGCCGGTATCCCGAACCCGGTGATTCCCGAGAGCCAGTCCGGCAAGACGCCTTCTTTGGAGACGCCCTCGCTCCTGTGGCGACGGCTCCTGCTGGCGGTGCCGACGCTGGCCACCGCAGGGGCGATCTCGTGGCTCGCCGTCTCCGCCTACGGACGCCCCGACGGCGCGTTGGACTGGTCCGTGCTGGTGCTGTTCTGCCTCGTGATGGCGTGGCAATCCTTCGTCGCCTGGCAATACGTCTACGGGCTCGTGGCGGCGGGATTCGGCGATGCCGCCAAATCCGCGATCGAGATCCGCTCGGCCGCCGTGCCGGCGACCGCCTCGGGCCTGAGCCGCACGGCGGCCGTGGTCGCGATCCATGCCGAGGACGCGGTGGCGGTGTTCGCCGCCTTGCGGGTCATGGCCCGCTCGCTCCAGCGCGCCGGCGGCGACGGGTCCGATCTCGACATCTTCGTCCTCTCCGACACGCGCGACGGCGCCATAGCGGCGGTGGAGGAGCATGAATTCGCGCGGATCGAGGCCTGGGCGGGCCTGAACGGCCCCGGCCTGCCGCGCTTCCGCTACCGCCGCCGCCTCGACAATGCGGGCCGGAAAGCCGGCAACATCGCCGAGTTCTGCAGGAGCTACGGCACCGAGTACGATTTCATGATCGTGCTCGACGCCGACAGCCTCATGACCGGCGCCACCATGCGCCGCCTCGCCCGGCTGATGGAGGAGGCTCCCAAGGTCGGGCTGATCCAGACCGTCTCCTACGCCACCGGCCGCGACACCCTGTTCGCCCGCATCCAGCAATTCGCCGTGCGGCTCTACGCGCCGCTGTCGATCCGCTGCCTCGAGACGTGGCAGGGCGCGGATGGAAGCTATTGGGGGCACAACGCGATCCTGCGGGTCGCGGCCTTCGCCGACAACGCCGAATTGCCGGTGCTGCCGGGCAAGGCGCCGCTCGGCGGCGAGATCCTGTGCCACGACATCGTCGAGGGCGCACTCCTTCGCCGCGCCGGATGGGAGGTCCGTCTCCTGCCGGAGATGGGGGGAACCTGGGAGGAGATGCCGACGAACCTCGTCGATCTCCTCGGGCGCGAGCGGCGCTGGTGCCAGGGCAACATGCAGCACCTGCGCGTCACCACCCTGCCCGGACTGCGCGCGGCGAGCCGCTGGCACCTGATCGTCGGGATCGTGTCCTACCTCGCTTCCCCGCTCTGGGTGCTGTTCCTCGCCGCCGCCTCGATCCGGGCCGCCGTCACCGGCGATCTCGGCCTGCTGGCCTACGGGCTCACCGGCACCGGGCTCGCCGCCCATGGACTCGCAGCCCTCGTCGTCACGGTGCTGGCGCTGCCGAAGCTCCTCAGCCTCGGCCATGTCCTCGCCTCGCGGACCCGCCGCGCAGCCTTCGGTGGCACCGCCTCCCTTCTGCGGAGCGCCGTGCTCGAACAGATCGTCTGGGTGCTGCTCTGGCCGGTCATGACCGTCTTCGCCGCCGGCGCCGTCGCCACCACCTTCATCGGCCGCGTGGTGCGCTGGGATTCGCAGGTGCGGGACGACCGGCAGGTGCCGTGGTCCGAGGCGATCCGCCTGCAGCTGGATGCCCTGGTGGCGGGCGTCCTGCTCGCCGGCCTCCTCGCCTATGCCGGCGACCTCTGGCTCACCCTGTGGATGGCTCCGGTGGCCATCGCCCTGCTCACGAGCCCCGCCTTCAGCGTGCTGACGAGCCGCGCCGATCTCGGCCGCGCGTCGCAGAGGAACGGCCTGTTCCTGTCCATCGACGACACGGACCGCGCCGCCGAACTCCTCGACCTCGCGGCCACCCGCCGCGGCGAGGAGCGGGGCAACCGCATCCGCCAGGAAGCATGGGCGAGCGGAGACGCGGAGGTCTCCGCGCCACGCTGA